The genomic DNA CCGCGTTCCACGAGCGAGATCAACGCCGCACGCAACCCGGGCGCGCGCCTCGTGAAGAGCCTCAACCACCTCGGCTACCACGAGATGGAAGACGACAGCATGCCGCCCGGCTCATCGCTGCGACGAGCGCTCGCGGTCGTCGGCGACGACGCCGACGCCCGCGCCGTGGTCGCACGCATCATCGACGCGATCGGCTTCGACCCCGTCGACGGCGGAGCGCTCGCGCACGGCGTGGAGCTCGAGCCGGGGCATCCGATCTTCGGTCGCGAACTGAGCTGCGCCGAACTCGGCGCCCTGCTCACCCCGGCGCAGCCCGCCGCTGCCTGAGGCACAGACGCGCCGCCGGTGCGCTCGTCGCCGGTGCGCTCGTCGTGGGTGCGCTCGTCGCCGGTGCGCTCAGTCGAACTCACGCCGATGCCGCCGACGCACCCCGAGGTCGGCCAACCCGATCGCCAGCGCGACCGACACCAGCACCGCGACCGACAGCATGCCGAGGCCGTACGCGTCGTGGTAGACGCCGAGGTCGGGTTCGCCGGAGCCCGCCTCGCGGAAGATCGTCGAATAGAACAGCGACAGGGCGATCGCCGTGCCCACCGCCGTGCCGATGCGCTGCCCCAACTGGCCCACCGACCCCGCGAGCCCGCCCTGGCGCACCGGGATGTCGGCGAGCGCGAGCGTCTGGTTCGGCGAGATCACGAGGCCGCCGCCGAACCCGCCGACCACCATGGCGCCGGCCATCGCCCACGGCGTGATCGCCGCCGGGGTCGACAGCGCCGCCACCACGAGCAGCACCACGCCGACCAGCACGATCACGATGCCCCACACCACCAGCTTGCGACCGTAGCGCTCGACCAGCAGGCCGCCGCGCCACGAGGTGAACGCGCTCAGCAGGGCGAACCCGATCGACACCATGCCCGCGTACACCGGCGCGAGACCGAGCCCGTGCTGCAGGTAGAGCGTCGTCAACAGGAACATCGACGGCAGCGCCGCGAAGTACACCGTCGCGAGCGCCGTGCCGTTGCGGTACGACGAGATGCGGAACAACGACAACGGCACCAGCGGATGCCGCCCCGACGCCGCGTATCGTCGCTCCCACGCGAGGAAGGCGCTGACCGCGAGCACGAACACGACCAGCAGCCACCACCGCGACGGCTCATCGCTCGGCGACCCCGTCGTGAACAGGAACGGCCACATCAGCGAGACCACCGACACGGCGAAGAGCGCCAACCCCAGCGGGTCGAGCTCGAGCGGCCTGCGCTGCGGGTGCCGGGTCTGCGGCAGCACCCACACGGCGAGTGCGATCGCGCCGAGGGCGAGCGGCACGTTGATCCAGAAGATCCACCGCCAGCCGTCGGCCGGGCCGCCGAGGAGGATGAGCAACCCGCCGAGCGTGGGACCGAACGCGGTCGACAGGCCGATCGTGGCGCCGAAGATGCCGAACGCGCGGCCGCGCTCGGCGCCCTGGAACAGCTCCTGCACGAGGCCGAGCACCTGCGGCATCTGGATGCCCGCGCCCACGCCCTGCACGAGCCGGGCGGCCAGCAGCACCGCGCCCGTCGGCGCGAGCGCGCATGCGATGCTCGACAGGGTGAAGATCGCCAGGCCGACGACGAACAGCGTCTTGCGCGATCGCTGGTCGCCGAGCCGGCCCGCCGGCACGAGCGTCAGCCCGAAGGTGAGCACGTAGCCCGACACGATGAGCTGCAACTCGGTCGACCCCGCGCCGAACGCCTCCTCGATGGAGGGCAGTGCCACGTTGACCTTGGTGAGGTCGAGGATGGTGAGCGCGGCGACGGCCACGCACACCCAGTACGCCCGCCAGCGCTTGGCCGGCGTGAGCGGGATGGATCCGGTGGGCATCGCGCTGGACGACATCGGGTTCAGCCTAGGCGGTGCGGATTCCCAGTTCGGCCGGGGTAGGCTGCGAGTCGGCCGGAACGGGTTCGGCCGCAACGAGAGGATGCTCCGGATGTGCTACCCCGTCGCGTGCGACGTCTGCGGCAAGGTCACCTGGGCCGGTTGCGGCGAACACATCGAGCAGGCGTTGGCCGGTGTGCCCGAAGCCGACCGCTGCGGCGGCCACGCCGAGACGGCCTGACCCTCAGCCCGCGGCGGCCGCACGCGTGCGGTGCCGCCCGATCGGGATGACGAGCGGGGTTCCGCTCAGGGGGTCGGCGATCACCTCGCAGCGCAGGTCGAACACCTGCTCGACGAGCGGCGCGGTCACCACCTCGTTCGGCGCGCCCTCGGCGACGATGCGACCGTCGCGCATCGCGATGACGTGGTCGGCGTACCGGCACGCGAGGCCCAACTCGTGCAGCACCATGACCACGGTGGTGCCGCGTTCGCGGTTGAGGTCGGCGAGCAGGTCGAGCACCTCGACCTGGTAGTTCACGTCGAGGAACGTGGTGGGCTCGTCGAGCAGCAGGATGTCGGTCTCCTGCGCGAGGGCCATCGCGATCCAGACCCGTTGGCGCTGACCGCCCGAGAGCTCGAGCACGCGACGCTGCATCAGGTCGACGGTGCCGGTCGCGGCGAGCGCCCGGTCGACCGCGGCTTCGTCGGCGGCCGTCCAACGGCGGAACCAGCCCTGGTGCGGGTACCGGCCGCGGCCGACCAGGTCGCCCACGGTGATCGAGTCGGGCGCGATCGGCGACTGCGGCAGCAGGCCGACGATGCGGGCCAGGTCGGCCGGGCGCATGGCGTGCACGGATGCTCCGTCGAGCACGACCTCGCCCGAGCGCGGTGCGAGCAGGCGTGCGACGCCCCGCAGCAGGGTCGACTTGCCCGAGGCGTTGGCGCCGATGATCGCGGTCATCCGCCCGGGCGGGATGCGCGTGGACACCCCGCGCACGATGTCGTCGCCGTCGTACCCGAGCGTCAGGTCGCGGATGTCGAGTTCGCGGTCGGCGCTCATGCGCCACCTTCCCTTCCGGCTCGGATCAGGAGCCAGGCGATGTACGGCGCCCCGACCAGGCCGGTGACGATGCCCGTCGAGATCGGCGTGGGCAGGGCGTGCTGGGCGATGAGGTCGGCGACCTGCACGATGATCGCGCCGGCCAGGGCGGCCGCGAGCACGCGGTCGCCCGCGCGACCCAGCAGCCGTGCCGAGATCGGCCCCGCCATGAGCGCGACGAACGCGATCGGCCCGGCGGCCGCCGTCGCGAGCGCGACCAGCACGACGGCGATGCCGAGCAGCACGACGGTGTCGCGCTCGACCCGCAGGCCCAGGCTGCTGGCCCGATCGCCGCCGAGCTCGAGCACCCCGAGCCGACGCGTCCAGGCCGCGGCGGCGGGCAGCAGCACGACGATCGCGACCGCGAGCACGAGGAGGTCGGTCGCGCTCGCCATGCCGGCCGAACCGACCAGCCAGGTCATCGCCGCACGCGCGTCGGTGATGTCGGCACGTGCGATGAGGAACGAGGTGATCGACTCGCAGCACGCGGCCACGCCGACGCCGACGAGGATGAACCGCGTGCCCGCGAGCCCGCCGCGCCACGCGAGCAGGAACACCAGCGCGGCCACGCCGAGCCCGCCGGCCACCGCGGCGGCCGAGAGCCCGACGCCGGTGAGCCCGAGCACGGTGATGCCGGCGACCGTCGCGGTGCTCGCGCCGGCGGAGATGCCGATCAGGTCGGGTGCGGCGAGCGGGTTGCGCAGCAGCCGCTGGAAGATCGAGCCGGATGCTCCGAGCGCGAGCCCGACCAGCACCGCCGTGATCGCCCGGGGCATGCGCAGGCCCCGCACGATGAAGTCGGTCGCCGGGTCGCCGAAGCCGAGCGCGGATGCGAGCACGTCCAGCGGGGGCAGCAGCACGCTGCCGACGGTCATCGAGGTGACGAACAGCACCGCGCACACCGCCGCGAGCGACGCGGTGACGACCGCCGCGCGCCGACTCCGCGACATCCGGTCGGCATGGAACGACCCGCCCGCCGCGACCGACGCACCCGAGGGCCGCGTCCTCGCGCTCGCGTGGATCCGCCCGGTGGCGCTCACAGCTCGACGCTCCGCCGCATCCGCACCAGCGCGACGAACACGGGCGCGCCCACGATGCCCACGATCACGCCGACCTGCACCTCGGCGGGCGCGACCACCACGCGGCCGAGCACATCGCACGCGAGCAGCAACGTCGGGCCGAGCACCAGGCTGAACGGCAGGATCCAGCGGTAGTCGGGCCCGGTGGCGAGGCGCGCCAGGTGCGGCACCATGAGCCCGACGAACGCGATCGGGCCGCACGCCGCCGTCGCGGCGCCGCACAGCACCGCCACGACCGCGAACAGGACGCCCCGCGTCATCCGCACCCTCGTGCCGAGCGATCGGGCCAGATCGTCGCCGAGCGCGAGCGCGTTCAGCGGACGCGCCGCGAACATCGCGACCGCGAGGCCTGCCGCCAGGAACGGCCAGAGCTGGCCGATCACCGGCCAGTACCGCCCCGCGAGTGCACCGACCTGCCAGAACCGCAGCTCGTTCAGCGCGTCGACGTGCATGAGCACGAGCGCCGACGTCAGCGACGACGCGACCGCGGTGACGACCACGCCGGCGAGCGCGAGCTTGGTCGGCGTCGCGCCTTCGCGTCCGAACGACGCGATGCCGTACACGGTCACGGTCGCCAGGCCGGCGCCGAGGAACGCGAACCAGACCGCCGCGCCGACCGCGCCCGAGCCGGCCACGGTCACGGCGAGGACGACGGCGAGTGCCGCCCCCGAGTTGATGCCGAGCACGCC from Agromyces larvae includes the following:
- a CDS encoding NADPH-dependent F420 reductase gives rise to the protein MERPVIGIFGAGKVGTALARLLVASGHRVLIAGSPRQTALDLVVGVVAPGAEVATPDALVDAADVVIVAVPFGKAATVPWPRFDGKIVVDAMNYWPPIDGNLPDIDADPRSTSEINAARNPGARLVKSLNHLGYHEMEDDSMPPGSSLRRALAVVGDDADARAVVARIIDAIGFDPVDGGALAHGVELEPGHPIFGRELSCAELGALLTPAQPAAA
- a CDS encoding MFS transporter translates to MSSSAMPTGSIPLTPAKRWRAYWVCVAVAALTILDLTKVNVALPSIEEAFGAGSTELQLIVSGYVLTFGLTLVPAGRLGDQRSRKTLFVVGLAIFTLSSIACALAPTGAVLLAARLVQGVGAGIQMPQVLGLVQELFQGAERGRAFGIFGATIGLSTAFGPTLGGLLILLGGPADGWRWIFWINVPLALGAIALAVWVLPQTRHPQRRPLELDPLGLALFAVSVVSLMWPFLFTTGSPSDEPSRWWLLVVFVLAVSAFLAWERRYAASGRHPLVPLSLFRISSYRNGTALATVYFAALPSMFLLTTLYLQHGLGLAPVYAGMVSIGFALLSAFTSWRGGLLVERYGRKLVVWGIVIVLVGVVLLVVAALSTPAAITPWAMAGAMVVGGFGGGLVISPNQTLALADIPVRQGGLAGSVGQLGQRIGTAVGTAIALSLFYSTIFREAGSGEPDLGVYHDAYGLGMLSVAVLVSVALAIGLADLGVRRRHRREFD
- a CDS encoding ABC transporter ATP-binding protein; this translates as MSADRELDIRDLTLGYDGDDIVRGVSTRIPPGRMTAIIGANASGKSTLLRGVARLLAPRSGEVVLDGASVHAMRPADLARIVGLLPQSPIAPDSITVGDLVGRGRYPHQGWFRRWTAADEAAVDRALAATGTVDLMQRRVLELSGGQRQRVWIAMALAQETDILLLDEPTTFLDVNYQVEVLDLLADLNRERGTTVVMVLHELGLACRYADHVIAMRDGRIVAEGAPNEVVTAPLVEQVFDLRCEVIADPLSGTPLVIPIGRHRTRAAAAG
- a CDS encoding FecCD family ABC transporter permease → MSATGRIHASARTRPSGASVAAGGSFHADRMSRSRRAAVVTASLAAVCAVLFVTSMTVGSVLLPPLDVLASALGFGDPATDFIVRGLRMPRAITAVLVGLALGASGSIFQRLLRNPLAAPDLIGISAGASTATVAGITVLGLTGVGLSAAAVAGGLGVAALVFLLAWRGGLAGTRFILVGVGVAACCESITSFLIARADITDARAAMTWLVGSAGMASATDLLVLAVAIVVLLPAAAAWTRRLGVLELGGDRASSLGLRVERDTVVLLGIAVVLVALATAAAGPIAFVALMAGPISARLLGRAGDRVLAAALAGAIIVQVADLIAQHALPTPISTGIVTGLVGAPYIAWLLIRAGREGGA
- a CDS encoding FecCD family ABC transporter permease → MTQAATRPPVRRRGGLGLAAALAVSVLALGAACAASILLGSRAITAGGALTPTELTVLLDMRVPRTVLGLLVGAALAVSGALLQGVARNPLADPGVLGINSGAALAVVLAVTVAGSGAVGAAVWFAFLGAGLATVTVYGIASFGREGATPTKLALAGVVVTAVASSLTSALVLMHVDALNELRFWQVGALAGRYWPVIGQLWPFLAAGLAVAMFAARPLNALALGDDLARSLGTRVRMTRGVLFAVVAVLCGAATAACGPIAFVGLMVPHLARLATGPDYRWILPFSLVLGPTLLLACDVLGRVVVAPAEVQVGVIVGIVGAPVFVALVRMRRSVEL